The window GGAGCGTCCGTTCAATTTACAGGTCCGGAGCTGGCGATGTCGTAAACTCATCCACGACTCGAAGAACGTGGTTTTGGATATGCTCATCGGAATACAAGTCGGGATCGTGTTGGGAAGCAAGGCCGTGAGGCTGATCTCCATTCTGTTCATGACCCCGATCTTGTTGTTCTGTGATTTGTGCTCCGATCTGAGGAAGAAGTTCAGACTGAACATCAGCGATTCAGAGAAGGACTTGCACTCGAGTTCGCCCCTAGAGGACTCGGCCTCAAAGCCGGACTTCAGCCAATATATTTTGCATCTCGAGGGCGAGGAAGAATTGGTGCACGTCATGATGCGGAACAACTGCGACACCATCGAGCGTTGGATCGAGATGGGGAAGAACAAGCAGCCCAAACATCTCGTGCAACTTTTTGAAGAGACGGATCCTTATGGGTTCCCAGGGGTCATGGACTTCGACAGCGATGCAGTTCCTCCTCTGGATTCTGTAGAACCACCGAACAATTGGGCACTGCCGATCGCGACCTTAACGAGCATAGCAGTCACCATTCCAGACATTGATCCATCTGCCAGAAAACGATTGCTGCGTGGTGTTCGCGAGGCCCTGATGTATGTCAAAATAGTAGAAGAAAGGCTGTGCGCAAAACAAGAATTGATGAATGCCCAAAAGGCGGCGAGCATTGTGTTCATGGGAGTCGATCTCTACCACAAATGGCTCGATGTAGATCTCCTCAAAATTTCCCTCCAGGGAAACACCACAAAGGATGTGCTCGAAGCGCTTGCGTGCAGTGCAAAGAACGTTCTCGTCGAATCCCATGGATATTTAATGGAATCCCCTTCGGCATGGCCCGTCAAAGTACGGGCCGCGCATTCCATGTACCGTATAAGCAAGACCTTGCTGCTCGATTGCAAGAGCAGCGACTGTGATATGAGCAACAGTATCTTCGAGAAGCTATCAAGGATGATCTCCGATATTATTGCGGCCTGCCTCACCAACTTAGAACATGTCATATTCACCGAGTGCTCTCGCAGCGGCATTGAGGGCCGGACAGAGAGTGTGTGGTCCGCCGCTATTCTTCTCGGAAGAACGGCAGAAGTGATGAAAATCCTAAGCCAGAGGGAGCTTCCATGTCTGGACTCCGACCAATTGGCGAGAAATGATGAGCGTGCCTTGAGTGACCTGAGGAAGGCTTTACCGACGAAGTCATTCCCAGATGAGAGCGAACCGTCTTCTCTCAGTCTCGGAGATCAGTACCTATCTATTCAGTATTCACAAGTCTAGGGAGGAAGCTTGAACCAGCctatgttggaagatatgcggtGATTGCTCGTGATATTCAATGGAAGATTTGATCTAATTACGATTGTATACAGATCAATTAAAGATTAGATTTAGATTTAGATTGATACATAGGATCATTTACTTCAATTCATTGTATACACCTTGTATTATATTTACAGAGGGCTGTACATTTACAaactattgaaaagaaaatacaaaaactctTTCCTTCAGTCACGATCCATTCAGCGGATCCATACTGATAACGGAGGAGAATTCTTCAGCCATGATTGCTCCTCGCTCTTTTCATCTCATGGCATCCAACATGAGAGCTCATGCATTTATataccacaacaaaatggagtggcTGAACACAAGCATCGTCATCTATTGGAAGTTGTGCTTTGAAGTTTCAAGCATCAATTCCATAAGATTATTGAGGAGATTGTGTCATCATAGCGGCTTATTTAATAAATCGCATGCCTACTCGGGTACTCAATAGGCGAACGCCTTTTGAACTACTATTTGGGAAGAAACCGGAGCTGCAACACCTCAAGGTTTTCGAATGTCTATGTTATGTCACAACAGTAGGACCTCGAGACAAGTTGAGTCCCCGTGCTCGGCGATGCATTTTTATGGGATATCCCAACCTACAAAGGGTATCGGGTTCTTGAGATTTCCACAAAGGAATTCTTGATAAGTCACAATGTAATCTTTCATGAGAACATCTTTCCTTTCTATGAGAAGACATCTTCAGATGAAGATTCGAGGATAATCTCAATCCTCGTGGCCTCTTATCTAATGAAGCATTACCTTGAAATTCTGATTACATACCATTAGCACAACCGAGGAATGTCCCTTCTATTCCTACACTTATTCCAGCAACAAGACCAACTTTGGCTAAGAattcgatcttagaaaatattttggggAACACACTAGATGAGCCCACTGCTGATGAGGAAATCTAGGATATCTCGCTAACACCCTCTAGTGAGGCAATCCCTTCTCCTCCGAGAGTCAATCATCCAAGATGCTACGGTCGGACTACACAACCTCCAACTTTGAACCAAGGATTATGTCTATGCCACTCACAATTCACAGGTATTCAATATATAATCTCATCCTATGTTTCCTTTCATAGATTACCACAGGAACATAAATGTTGCATTAGTCGCCTATCAGAAGACAAGGAACTATCTAGTTATGATGAGACATCTATCGATCCAAGATGGCAATAGGCTATGAAGGCGAGAACTAAAAGCGCGATTGATAACTAAACATGGGATCTTGTCTCACTACCACCTAATTGTAAACCAATTGGgtgcaaatgggtctacaagatTAAATATCGTGccgatggctccatttgaacgGTACAAGGCAATGTTGGTAGCCAAGGGCTTCACCCAACGAGAAGGCTTTGACTATCATGAGACATTCTCTCCGATAGCCAAATATGTCACAATCCGTTCATTCTTAACCGTTGCTGCCATTAATAACTGGCCTCTACATCAAATGGACGTGTACAATGCCTTCCTCCACGGTGATTTAGAcgaagagatatatatggatattcctcaaggcttacggagacagggggagaataaagtatgtcaTATTCGCATATCTCTTTATGGATTAAAACAATCATCCAGATAATGGTACGCCAAATTTGCGAATGCTCTTGCAACAGCAGGCTTCAAGCAGTCCAAATATGACTATGCTCTATTCACACGgacaaaaggtatgtcatctatttatttgatgatatatgtcgatgacattctcgttatgggaaatgataaagTTGCCATAGAAAGTTTTAAGGAATATTTGCATGCCACTTTCCACATTAAGGACTTAGGAGCACCTAAATATTTCCTTGGGATTGAAATTGTCCGATCTAACCAAGGGATTTCCCTTAGTTAGCAGAAGTTTATATTGGAGATCATATCAGAAGCAGGTCTATCAGAATGCAAGCTAATTGTCATTCCCATTGAACAGAACACTAAGTTAACTACTATAGATTATGATAAGGGCATATCTCAAAATGATGATCCCATGCTCAGAGATCCATCGGGCTATCAAAAGCTTGTTGGGAAACTCATATATCGACTATGACTAGGCTTAATATCTCCTATGCGTACAAACACTTAGCCAATTCATGCACAATCTAAAGTAATCTCATTTGGATGCTGCCTTGAAAGTCGTGAAATATTTAAAGAAGTGTCCAGGACTTGGGATACTCCTATCCAAGAATTGTGACATGGAAATGATTGTGTACTGTGATGCAAACTATGCAACATGTCCCATAAGTCGAAGATCGGTCACTAGATATTGCATCAAATTGGGAGAATCACTTCTCGCATGGAAGACCAAGAAACAACCCACTGTGTCCTTGTTCTTAGCTGAAGCAAAGTATCGAGCTATGGCTAAAACCACCTGCCAAATAATGTGGATATGAGGTCTACTTAAAGATCTCAGAGTACAATTGCAAGAGGCAGCGAAGTTATACTGTGACAATGATGCGGCTctcaaacttgcagcaaatcctATAGTGCGTGAGGGAACTGagcatatagaagtggattgtcactTTACACGAGAAAAAAATCCAAGGTGTAAATGAGACAAGAGGAATTGGGACGACAGAATAGCCACCAGACATCTTTACCAAACCCTTGTGTCAAAGATAGCATGTATATCTATTGAGGGGGAGTATTTGAAGATATGCGGCAATTGCTCGTGATATTCAATGGAAGATTTGATCTAATTACGATTGTATACATATCAATTAAAGATagatttagatttagatttaGATCGATACGTAGGATCATTTACTTCCATTCATTGTATACACCTTGTATTATATCTACATAGGGATGTACATTTACAAActactgaaaaagaaaatacaaaaactctTTCCTTGATCGTGATCTCCTTGCTATCTTGACTTCTTTCAACCTAGGAGTTTttacatgtttctttttttcatcccGTAACGATATGAATGATGGTCAAGGAATGGTTACTAGTTGTATCAACGAGTAGGGTgtcaagaaccgaaccgaaccgaaaaatcgattttcgattcggttcggtttcggttcggttctcgtTAAAAACCGAAATCTCTTTTATCGGGTCGGTTTATTCTCTCCCATCCCGTCAGTCCCGACTCTAGGTTTTATTCTATCTCGACTCTAGCCCTCTCCTCTCGTCTCGTGTCTCCTCTTGGTCGGCTTGGAGGTGCAACGGCGACAGTGGCAGGGACGGCAACGGCGGCAGGGACGACGActgcaacggcgacggcggtaGAGACGGCGACTGCGGCGGCAACCGATTGAGGGACGGAGCCCCTCTTCCTTTCGCGACGGCGCACGCCCGCTTTGAGCAGGGGGCGGCCAAAGTCTCTCCTTCATCACTTTACACATTGTTTGGCTAAGACCAAacaaaatctcctcctcctcgtcttaCGCTACCTTAGGAAACCGCAGGCGCaaccccccccctctctctctttctctcgtaaAGGTGACTGCTTTTCTCTCGAATCTTGGTTGATGGTGATTCTCGCGTGCAATTCGTGCGCATCGGGTATGTCGAGAGGGTCGTCggattgatgaattttgtggGTGGAGTTCAGCTTGACATTCATTTGGGTGATCGGATGAACTGGGCTCTACTttcattttgtaaaaattgCTTTTTGTCCCCTAGGCGGGGagttgattttggaattatggGATTTGAGTATGCTGGCTATGCTTGTGGTTTCATTCGGTGTCGATCTCTTGCTTGGTCGATTCCAGTGTGGGAAGCAAAAAGGGTTGGTTTTTCCCGTTATTGATTTCGGGGGTAGTGTATGGTGTCTCAAATTGAGTTCGAGCGAAACTTCAGTTGggttttgcttgttttgtttattacgGTCGTCAAAATGTTGCCTTGATTCTTTCATGCTCTGTCCACTTTATTGCGAGACTTATGTGCTAAAGTCCCCCCTGattaaagagtttagggaaactTTTGTTTGATGACGAGAGGCTCTTGTACATTTGATAGACAGAACATCATGAGCAAATTCAGGCTTTAGATGGAAGTTCTAATGATGGCGGTGGATTTTTACAGCTTTTGGGCAGTTCCTTCTAATTCTTGAATCATCAGACTGCATAaactgttttttatttatttattccgtTTGCCCCTCAAAGCAGCTTGGCAATGCAAATATTAGGGGATCAACTATACTTGTTTGAGGAGTGGCTCTGTCATTGCCTGTAGAACCTGAAAATTAACTCAGCAAAGGTAGTTTTTAGATTTATTGATGATCATGGTTGGAGTGATTTCAGtatagtttctttttgggaaaacTAATGCCTCCGGGGCCTTGAGGACATTGTGGATGCTTCAGGACTTAAACTCACTCTTTGGGCTTGTTAATAAAACCGACTATTATCAAACAGTGAAAGGTTAGGCAGTGTTATCCACTAAGAAGTCCTATAACTTCATAAGATTTTAACTTGAATATAGGAGCTTACGCCTGATTCTTTtcatctgtttttctttttccctttgtctcTTTATCTCGTGTTTGGCTTaaacaattattctttttcacaaaaagtATCAAGTTCGACAATTGGAAAAGGGTTCCAACTTCTCATTGTAGATTCTTGACTCATTTCGTCtgttttcctatttcttttctatACGAACTTGAATTCTACCATCTTCCATAGATAGCTTCTAATGTAGCTAAAAGTTTTGGGCCCTGGATCTGTCTCTGTTATGTGTCCTTGCCTTCTTCAGAGGGAATTTATCTATAATTATGCATCTTATGTAAAAATGGTTGCTCCTTTGAggtttataaatatattaatgttcCTTTATATTGATGCAGTGTCATTGAAGCTCTCAAGGTGGATAGTTTGTCAACACCGATTTTTGTTGTACAATGGGGATGCTACACCGCATCTTTTTGAAGTCTCAGCAGGTCTTGATTCTCTTGTCCTTGGAGAAGGACAATTTCCTAGACTAAATGGGTATATTTGCTGAGTGAAATGTGATGTGAGGTATAAAGACTATAGTAGAACATTCAGATGAGAAGATAAGTTGTTAGCATACTTTATCACGATTTCATATGCTTATGGCTGTATTTACGAATCActagtgtaaaaaaaaaacacttaaaatCGCTACACTACTACATGTAGGACCAAATATTCCTTTTGGGAACAAATTAAGATTGGAAAAGCTGAAAGTAGGGCAATTTTTTATCCAGACCAGTTCCCATGAAACCCAGAAAGTCAAAAGTGAAGCTTTCGCTTCCTTTTGAAACCCAACTAGATTGGAAGCAATGCAAAACTCGAGCCATTTCCAGGCTCAACTGGGACAAGCCCACAAAAGAAACCACATCTCGGGACGCCATCCTCCTTCCAAAGAATTCTCACACAACATTCCGAGCTCCCGTCCTCATCGTCGCTTCTTATCCTCCCTGGTTTCTTCTTGCTTGACTTCTCTTCGAAGAGAAGTCATCTCGCTTCTCATGATGTGATAATTTCAGGAGAGTGAAAGGGCTGtaacaaaggaagaaggaagagatctAGCTCAAAGACATAGATGTTCGTTTCTTGAATATAGCACAAAAACTAGAGAACTAGAGAGAACGTCAATCAATGCTTCAAGGAGCTTATATAGAAGGTAAGccgtcccaaaaaaaaaaaaaaaactgaaaaccgaaaaccgaaaccCAAGATttaaaaaccgaaaaccgaaccgaaccgaacggTTCGGGTTTGGGActtattcggttcggttcggaaattttctctaacggtccggttcggttcggttttcaaaaaccaaaccgaaccgaaccatttACACCCCTATCAACGAGCATTGCAAAAAGAGTTGTCGAATGTACTCAAGGCATATCTCTTGCTGATGTATAGTCGCAATATTATCGAGGTAGGAATATGATGACTCTTGAGCATAAAGTTAAGATTAATGTCATTAATGCCAAACTGGTAGATTTGATTTGCGCCCTAATATAGGAGGAGGAATTAGCATTACTAGTAGCATCAGAATCAGGataaaaaatcaacattgatcTTCCAACCTACATGCTAACCTAGCTAATGAAATAGCGTAAATCGCGAGGGCGGTCTCTTCATAAggttcttttatgtttttgcaAAGGTTTTCGAATTTCTTATTGCGACGAGATCTCGGGCCAACAGAAGCCACTCTTAGCACCTGCTTCAAAGTGTCTCATGATCTGTTGATGATCCAGGCTCTTGATCTGGTGACATGTTTGTCCCTATTGGCTCGCTACTAGAACTGAAGGTTGCTAAACTATGGTGCAAAACAGATCACTCTTCCACCCACAAAAGAGAACTCAACTCTAGCTCAATTAATTAGCTAATCTCCAGGCAATCGGACCTCAATCTGCAACTTCTAAACAGCTAACAAAAATCAAGAGACCAAAGATCAAAACAGAGCATAACTTTCAGACTATGTCATTGAAGAAGCCCCATGAGAGTACATCAAGTCATGTTGATGATGGGCATCTAATAGTTCCCAGCTATCGATTATGCCTACTTTAGTTTATCCTTTTTTTAAAGCCAAATGAGACTTATCTTGGCCACAGCAGAGTAGTTTTGCATCCAAGTAATGAAGAGTGGTGGGGCTCCTCGGTCTCCAAAAGGGTTTTGAGAATAAAAGGATATTCTCATTCATGACCCGGCATTTCTCAATTTTACCTTTTGAAAGGCTGCAAATCCAAAGTTTAATATAGTCTTTTTGTGCAACGGGGAGAGACTTTAAGTAATCATGTCAACCTTACATCATTGCCAAACTTAGAGCTAGGTCTAGCTACTTCCATTACAGGGACGACGAACATGTCTCGAACGATCGAGTGATTGCATAATGGCGCAAACGATGGTTAAAGTCTCAGTTTCCTGTGTCAAATTGTTTTTCATATGGCATGCGTAGGTACCAAGCCAAGACCAATGAAGCCAGTAGAACtcgaaatttataatattttcctaattttttagttCAATCAGCACACTTGACTATGACATATTTTCATACCCATTTGTTCATCCTTTGATGGTCAAATgttgtttttctaatttttccatGGTGTAGTAATTTATGGAATAAATTTTGATTGATATTCGATGTAATAAAACATAATCATATGTTTGATATTTCTGAATGAAATCTTGCTAAATTTGGTAGGCCATAAAAAGAACGCGATACCAATCTAATTTGATTAGGAAAAACCTGTGAGAAAATCGTATCTGGGGCTTAAACGGAAAACATGTAAAAAAAATATGggtgttttagattcttttgatttcttttgttagtgggagttataTAATTTACTttggatattatagttatatgtagtgtgataatgcttttatgatgtttattaaagcatttattttaataattgttgTATTGATTCTATTGTTGTCATTTCTCCGTTGGCGAGAAATAGAAGTATAAAatagtatctttaaacaaattttagtttaaagatgaccGGATGTCAcgattatgagatctcatgttggattgtgatagtcgtgcaatttcatgttgtttagaaattgcgttAATGTAGTTTCATGTCGTTAATAAATTGTATTGAGAACCGATAgagaaatagtgtatattttgatcacatgttggcattatttcttactacactactaggcccatgatccatgaaaatataatgcttattatatgtgattatggaaggtcttGTGTTGTGGCATTTTCTTAATACATTGATCTCCATAGTCCTATCTTGAGGTTATATAGAATTGGATTGGTATTGAGAtgccattattggaatattatttttttttttttaaagttgtggccacataaaataaaaaaatttagttattaacccgatagtgtcgttttcggtataaaatctttttcaaaaaataaaataagttaattaatgtagcccaagtgggagaatgttggaaatttccctATAATAtgagcttacattaattaattgattttctattttaaatagtcgggttaatggatattccaatatttgttgaaccctaaaGTGATCGATTAAATGGATATTTCATCTATTGATAATGGGCTTGGTTGAgcaagtgtaggcaattgtgtttgactAAAGCCCATAATGGTAAGAGCCTAGTTGATACTGTTGTTGATTAGGTTTGCTAGGTCCCTCTCTAGTAgcctataaaatggtaggttatacctattaGTTGCTTTTATCCCATTGGAAGCTGCTATattgaaataggtcatagagagagGAAGATCCGACATTCGATAGATCACTAGTTATCGATTGATCTATTTTTTCAAGTGAAGTAATGGTTCAAACATGTACACTTTAATTCCGCTGTGTTTATTGTtctcggtgttttacaatcatatatggatccatttcttcttgattgattagatatttatgtgaataaatttaTACACTTATTTCATTACTCTAGTGTTAGAACTCGTGATTGTATTGAGACTTACTCTGCAATTTTATCTCAAGGAGAGTATTTCTCTTGTGAATACAAACAGGAGTGTGCATTGGTTTTATTCGGTTTTTAGTGTTGCAGTA of the Eucalyptus grandis isolate ANBG69807.140 chromosome 10, ASM1654582v1, whole genome shotgun sequence genome contains:
- the LOC104431194 gene encoding uncharacterized protein LOC104431194, with the translated sequence MAHSCNPQFVVARSVTCTASGALCLLSAMTLAQAIVRAYLQPWMFEFVSCYGRSESESDYKWSSTAILIMQTIAVGVGTIAPAFRWFLTIRLKWQRRGNKSYKDEFKSEKYWIQQFIEIKERPFNLQVRSWRCRKLIHDSKNVVLDMLIGIQVGIVLGSKAVRLISILFMTPILLFCDLCSDLRKKFRLNISDSEKDLHSSSPLEDSASKPDFSQYILHLEGEEELVHVMMRNNCDTIERWIEMGKNKQPKHLVQLFEETDPYGFPGVMDFDSDAVPPLDSVEPPNNWALPIATLTSIAVTIPDIDPSARKRLLRGVREALMYVKIVEERLCAKQELMNAQKAASIVFMGVDLYHKWLDVDLLKISLQGNTTKDVLEALACSAKNVLVESHGYLMESPSAWPVKVRAAHSMYRISKTLLLDCKSSDCDMSNSIFEKLSRMISDIIAACLTNLEHVIFTECSRSGIEGRTESVWSAAILLGRTAEVMKILSQRELPCLDSDQLARNDERALSDLRKALPTKSFPDESEPSSLSLGDQYLSIQYSQV